One Halolamina litorea genomic window carries:
- a CDS encoding LLM class flavin-dependent oxidoreductase: MRFAANIPTAAGASEYSTLAFCDSISWEKQRSFARAAEAAGFDGLGVPDHLLAGDDATTECFTTLTALAGATEEVTLFPKTVNNELRHGPLLAKMAADLDNVSDGRLKLGMGAGWKADEALAYGYDWPDAPERLRAMEETIELTKRLWTEDEVDYDGDYYQLDGATCRPRPRQDPHPPIMVGGGGEEFTLRIAAKHADEWNYWGPTEVMSHKIDVLRDHCETYDTDFDDIDVSWFARCIVRETEAEVEAILDEVPRFRDPDPDDPMASYNNLIGTPEQLVAELEPYADLGVDEVVLEFVDFPEPTGVELFAEEVVPAFR; this comes from the coding sequence ATGCGGTTCGCTGCCAACATCCCGACGGCCGCCGGCGCCTCCGAGTACTCCACGCTCGCGTTCTGTGACTCGATCTCGTGGGAGAAACAACGGTCGTTCGCCCGGGCCGCCGAGGCTGCGGGCTTCGACGGCCTCGGCGTCCCCGACCACCTGCTCGCGGGCGACGACGCGACGACGGAGTGTTTCACGACGCTGACCGCCCTCGCTGGCGCCACCGAGGAAGTGACGCTGTTCCCCAAGACGGTGAACAACGAACTCCGCCACGGCCCCCTGCTGGCGAAGATGGCCGCCGACCTCGACAACGTCAGCGACGGCCGACTCAAACTCGGCATGGGCGCGGGGTGGAAGGCCGACGAGGCGCTGGCGTACGGCTACGACTGGCCCGACGCCCCGGAGCGCCTGCGTGCGATGGAGGAGACCATCGAACTCACCAAGCGCCTCTGGACTGAGGACGAGGTCGACTACGACGGCGACTACTACCAACTCGACGGCGCGACCTGTCGCCCCCGGCCACGACAGGATCCCCACCCGCCGATCATGGTCGGCGGCGGCGGCGAGGAGTTCACGCTCCGCATCGCCGCCAAGCACGCCGACGAGTGGAACTACTGGGGACCGACGGAGGTCATGTCGCACAAGATCGACGTGCTGCGGGACCACTGTGAGACCTACGACACCGACTTCGACGACATCGACGTATCGTGGTTCGCGCGCTGTATCGTCCGCGAGACCGAAGCGGAGGTCGAGGCGATCCTCGACGAGGTGCCGCGCTTCCGCGACCCCGACCCGGACGACCCGATGGCCTCGTACAACAACCTCATCGGCACGCCAGAACAGTTGGTCGCGGAGTTGGAGCCCTACGCCGACCTCGGCGTCGACGAGGTCGTGCTGGAGTTCGTCGACTTCCCTGAGCCGACTGGGGTGGAGCTGTTCGCCGAGGAAGTCGTCCCGGCGTTCCGCTGA
- a CDS encoding pirin family protein produces the protein MSFDQTVNTDGPIPGETVRHGTGVNSTRAFPTEGYPHNLDPFVLFERFYIEPDDGFPTHPHKGFEIVSYMLDGGMEHGDSLGVSHTAYEGDAMHIVAGGGIEHSEMPADGASCNGLQLWVNLPREKKEMDASYADADADELPTHEVEGATITTVVGEGSPLSTVTEITYEDVRVDGMWEWTAPEGWSGFLFGVEGEGAVDGEAFGTGDVLPVSEAGGTTVEGELRLVAVAGEPYGQPIQQRGPFVF, from the coding sequence ATGTCTTTCGACCAAACGGTCAACACCGACGGCCCGATTCCCGGCGAGACGGTTCGCCACGGGACCGGTGTGAACTCGACGCGTGCGTTCCCGACCGAGGGGTACCCGCACAACCTCGACCCGTTCGTGCTGTTCGAACGCTTCTACATCGAGCCCGACGACGGCTTCCCCACTCACCCACACAAGGGGTTCGAGATCGTCTCCTACATGCTCGACGGCGGGATGGAACACGGCGACTCCCTCGGCGTGTCCCACACCGCCTACGAGGGCGACGCGATGCACATCGTCGCCGGCGGCGGCATCGAACACTCCGAGATGCCCGCCGACGGCGCGAGCTGTAACGGCCTCCAACTGTGGGTGAACCTCCCGCGCGAGAAGAAGGAGATGGACGCCAGCTACGCCGACGCGGACGCCGACGAACTCCCGACCCACGAGGTCGAGGGGGCGACGATCACCACCGTCGTCGGCGAGGGCTCCCCGCTCTCGACGGTGACGGAGATAACCTACGAGGACGTGCGCGTCGACGGGATGTGGGAGTGGACCGCCCCCGAGGGCTGGTCGGGCTTCCTCTTCGGCGTCGAGGGCGAGGGGGCCGTCGACGGCGAGGCGTTCGGCACGGGCGACGTGCTGCCGGTTTCAGAAGCCGGCGGCACCACCGTCGAGGGCGAACTCCGACTCGTCGCGGTGGCGGGCGAACCCTATGGCCAGCCGATCCAACAGCGCGGCCCGTTCGTGTTCTGA
- a CDS encoding amidase, producing the protein MDDSSLTADDIGEYAERARLDPDRFDPEEQAAAMETQDTLVARLDGLDMPTAPDREYWDPDGDDDPNAAFLSRCDIQRTDEGLLAGLTVAVKDNIAVAGLPMTCGSPLFADHVPAEDATTVDRLLDAGGRIVGKANMDEFALGGDAATMRFRLARNPNDPDHQPGGSSAGSGVAVADGLADVALGSDTGGSVRFPASFCGVVGLKPSRGLVPLTGFVQFSKVNDEIGILADTVEHVARTLAAIAGPDPKDAATVGSSPEAYVDVVAGIDAGAAETLTVGVPEELFGGARAVDETVRAAIDALAAAGATVREVSIPDFEYAVPAWWAIAMTEAAAYVEANGNDYWQPSVTDPAFTAAVEAAFAERTDELGDYPAEAFLYGQHLLAEGEEYYARAQRARELVTAGVDDALDGVDVLAGPTTPMVAPAWEGENYLADSTLDEAVRTTGPFNLTGHPAVSVPCGSDDGLPVGLQFIGRRGADASALRAAAIWEAVDR; encoded by the coding sequence ATGGACGACTCGAGCCTCACGGCCGACGACATCGGCGAGTACGCCGAACGAGCGCGCCTCGACCCGGATCGGTTCGATCCGGAGGAGCAGGCGGCCGCCATGGAGACACAGGACACACTGGTGGCCCGTCTCGACGGACTCGACATGCCGACCGCGCCCGACCGAGAGTACTGGGACCCGGACGGGGACGACGACCCGAACGCGGCGTTCCTCTCCCGGTGTGACATCCAACGAACCGACGAGGGGCTACTGGCCGGGCTGACCGTCGCGGTCAAGGACAACATCGCGGTTGCGGGGCTCCCGATGACCTGCGGGTCGCCGTTGTTCGCGGACCACGTCCCGGCCGAGGACGCGACAACGGTCGATCGGCTACTGGACGCCGGCGGACGGATCGTCGGCAAGGCCAACATGGACGAGTTCGCGCTCGGCGGCGACGCCGCGACGATGCGGTTCCGCCTGGCTCGGAACCCCAACGACCCCGACCATCAGCCGGGTGGCTCCTCGGCGGGCAGCGGCGTCGCCGTCGCGGACGGCCTCGCCGACGTGGCCCTCGGGAGCGATACCGGGGGCTCGGTTCGGTTCCCGGCGTCGTTCTGTGGGGTCGTCGGCCTGAAGCCGAGCCGTGGACTCGTTCCGCTGACGGGGTTCGTCCAGTTCTCGAAGGTGAACGACGAGATCGGGATCCTCGCGGACACGGTCGAGCACGTCGCTCGGACGCTCGCGGCCATCGCGGGACCGGACCCGAAGGACGCAGCCACGGTCGGGTCGAGCCCCGAGGCGTACGTCGATGTGGTCGCCGGCATCGACGCCGGCGCGGCCGAGACGCTCACCGTCGGCGTCCCCGAAGAACTGTTCGGCGGCGCCCGTGCCGTCGACGAGACGGTGCGAGCGGCCATCGACGCCCTCGCTGCCGCCGGCGCGACCGTCCGGGAGGTATCGATCCCTGACTTCGAGTACGCCGTGCCCGCGTGGTGGGCCATCGCGATGACGGAGGCCGCGGCATACGTCGAGGCGAACGGGAACGACTACTGGCAGCCATCGGTGACGGACCCGGCGTTCACGGCGGCCGTCGAAGCGGCGTTCGCCGAACGGACCGACGAACTCGGCGACTACCCCGCGGAGGCGTTCCTCTACGGGCAGCACCTGCTGGCCGAAGGCGAAGAGTACTACGCACGGGCCCAGCGTGCCCGGGAGTTGGTAACCGCGGGCGTCGACGACGCACTCGACGGCGTGGACGTGCTCGCGGGGCCGACGACGCCGATGGTCGCGCCTGCTTGGGAGGGGGAGAACTACCTGGCCGACAGCACGCTCGACGAAGCGGTCCGCACCACCGGCCCGTTCAACCTCACCGGCCACCCGGCCGTCTCGGTACCCTGTGGCTCGGACGATGGACTCCCGGTCGGACTGCAGTTCATCGGGCGACGTGGCGCCGATGCGAGCGCACTCCGCGCGGCGGCGATCTGGGAGGCGGTCGATCGGTAG
- a CDS encoding aspartate/glutamate racemase family protein, producing MVDVCYLVPGVGLPSKEKERRERVANELTPGHVDVTVVEADGPGPTSIESAVEEYWCVVGSMKTAHRIEDEFDALVIGCFGDPGSRALRELLTIPVVGPAEATIHTAAMISDRFSWLTILDETMPMSHEQAHEHHLSERCVSVRSVDAPVEEIDHGDDDLVERMVREGKAAVEEDGAEALFPGCMSLSFAQRNKEIEERVGVPFLDPASIALEQAASWARHGISQSSKTYPEPKFEKLGDLLGGAPAAAGDD from the coding sequence ATGGTCGACGTGTGCTACCTCGTTCCCGGCGTTGGCCTCCCCAGTAAGGAGAAAGAACGCCGCGAGCGTGTCGCCAACGAACTCACGCCCGGCCACGTGGACGTGACCGTGGTGGAAGCCGACGGTCCCGGCCCGACGAGCATCGAGAGCGCCGTCGAGGAGTACTGGTGTGTCGTCGGCTCGATGAAGACCGCCCACCGTATCGAAGACGAGTTCGACGCGCTGGTGATCGGCTGCTTCGGCGACCCCGGCAGCCGCGCGCTGCGGGAGCTACTGACCATCCCGGTCGTCGGTCCCGCCGAGGCAACGATCCACACCGCGGCGATGATCTCCGACCGGTTCTCGTGGCTCACGATCCTCGACGAGACGATGCCGATGAGCCACGAGCAGGCTCACGAACACCACCTCTCGGAGCGCTGTGTCAGCGTCCGGTCAGTCGACGCCCCCGTCGAGGAGATCGACCACGGCGACGACGACCTCGTCGAGCGCATGGTCCGAGAAGGGAAGGCGGCCGTCGAGGAGGACGGCGCCGAGGCGCTGTTCCCGGGCTGTATGAGCCTCTCGTTCGCCCAGCGAAATAAGGAGATCGAGGAGCGCGTCGGCGTACCGTTCCTCGACCCCGCGAGCATCGCGCTGGAGCAGGCCGCGTCGTGGGCTCGTCACGGCATCTCGCAGAGTTCGAAGACCTACCCCGAGCCGAAGTTCGAGAAGCTCGGCGATCTGTTGGGTGGGGCGCCCGCAGCGGCGGGCGACGACTGA
- the sod gene encoding superoxide dismutase, giving the protein MSDYELPPLPYEYDALEPSISEQVLTWHHDTHHQGYVNGWNSAEETLAENRENGEFGSSPGAIGNVTHNGSGHILHDLFWQSMSPEGGDEPSGALADRIEEDFGSFDAWKGEFEAAAGAAGGWALLVYDSFSNQLRNVVVDKHDQGALWGSHPILALDVWEHSYYYDYGPARGDFIEAFFEVVDWEEPSARFEQATELFE; this is encoded by the coding sequence ATGAGCGACTACGAACTGCCGCCGCTGCCGTACGAGTACGACGCGCTGGAACCCTCGATCTCCGAGCAGGTGCTGACCTGGCACCACGACACGCACCACCAGGGCTACGTGAACGGCTGGAACAGCGCCGAGGAGACGCTGGCCGAGAACCGTGAGAACGGTGAGTTCGGCTCTTCGCCGGGTGCCATCGGGAACGTGACTCACAACGGTTCGGGTCACATCCTCCACGACCTGTTCTGGCAGTCCATGAGCCCCGAGGGCGGCGACGAGCCTTCGGGCGCGCTCGCCGACCGCATCGAGGAGGACTTCGGTTCCTTCGACGCCTGGAAGGGCGAGTTCGAGGCCGCCGCGGGCGCCGCGGGCGGCTGGGCGCTGTTAGTGTACGACTCCTTCAGCAACCAGCTCCGCAACGTCGTGGTCGACAAGCACGACCAGGGCGCCCTCTGGGGCAGCCACCCGATTCTGGCCCTCGACGTCTGGGAGCACTCGTACTACTACGACTACGGCCCGGCCCGCGGCGACTTCATCGAGGCGTTCTTCGAGGTCGTCGACTGGGAAGAGCCGTCCGCCCGCTTCGAGCAGGCGACGGAACTCTTCGAGTAA
- a CDS encoding M28 family peptidase, which translates to MIDTVDRTTEDGLVGEIDRSALETHIDALADLRRYPGTDDQWEAAEYIVDELGAEGVDVELQTVEAYTSVPVSATVTVTSPVHTAFEDAITTAFSASTPPGGVSGELVAVDAVGHSATDLPDLSGKVVFTEGLPTPGAVRAIDQAGARAAVFQSPTEGQLHEMIASPIWGSPSVDDVDELPDLPVAEIHQSDGEWLTERLAGDDVEVAVETQARTEQQELPCPVARIEGTESDRYTVVGNHIDSWHEGVTDNASAVATSMELARVFAENPPKRGLVVGFWPGHSMGRYAGSARYADRNWLDLRKNGVAYIHIDLNGLDGADHLWAQHMAEVGDEHLDVLADGPLPLETARDEGGLLGGGSRPGRNSDQSFWGAGLSSLLSGARFSADHEDAGPVGGGWWWHTPEDTRDKIDFDLMAEEARLYTAIVSRLSNSPVLPHDYRETATEIRALAEGIDDAAGGEVDFGPVYDRLDRLDAALESFAAVANGVDDDGVATAVEDVQVRLGNLLIPALYMESPAHEHDPALPHELLPYLRVAESLPDRTGPRAGFARTKAVRGVSKLAHNVEEAADTVEAFLDRRA; encoded by the coding sequence GTGATTGACACAGTCGACAGAACGACGGAAGACGGACTCGTCGGAGAGATCGACCGGAGCGCGCTGGAGACCCACATCGACGCGTTGGCCGACCTGCGACGGTATCCCGGAACGGACGACCAGTGGGAGGCGGCGGAGTACATCGTCGACGAACTCGGGGCCGAAGGCGTCGACGTCGAACTGCAGACGGTCGAGGCGTACACGAGCGTCCCGGTGTCCGCGACGGTGACGGTCACCAGCCCGGTCCACACGGCGTTCGAGGACGCGATCACCACCGCGTTCAGCGCGAGCACGCCCCCGGGCGGGGTCAGCGGCGAACTCGTCGCGGTGGACGCGGTCGGCCACAGCGCGACTGACCTGCCCGATCTTTCGGGGAAGGTCGTCTTCACGGAAGGGCTCCCCACCCCCGGTGCCGTGCGGGCGATCGACCAGGCCGGCGCGCGGGCCGCCGTGTTCCAGTCGCCGACCGAGGGCCAACTGCACGAGATGATCGCCTCCCCCATCTGGGGTTCGCCCTCGGTGGACGACGTGGACGAACTCCCCGACCTCCCGGTGGCGGAGATCCACCAGAGCGACGGCGAGTGGCTGACGGAGCGACTCGCCGGCGACGACGTGGAGGTGGCCGTCGAGACGCAGGCCCGGACCGAGCAGCAGGAACTGCCGTGTCCGGTCGCGCGCATCGAGGGCACCGAGAGCGACCGATACACCGTCGTCGGCAACCACATCGACTCCTGGCACGAGGGTGTCACCGACAACGCCTCGGCCGTCGCCACGTCGATGGAACTGGCCCGCGTGTTCGCCGAGAACCCGCCGAAACGTGGGCTCGTCGTCGGGTTCTGGCCCGGCCACTCGATGGGCCGGTACGCCGGGAGCGCCCGCTACGCAGACCGGAACTGGCTCGACCTCCGCAAAAACGGGGTCGCCTACATCCACATCGACCTGAACGGCCTCGACGGCGCTGACCACCTCTGGGCCCAGCACATGGCCGAGGTCGGGGACGAACACCTCGACGTGCTGGCGGACGGCCCGCTCCCGCTGGAGACGGCGCGGGACGAGGGCGGCCTGCTCGGCGGCGGAAGCCGGCCGGGCCGGAACTCCGACCAGTCGTTCTGGGGCGCCGGGCTCTCCTCGCTGCTCTCGGGCGCTCGGTTCAGCGCCGACCACGAGGACGCCGGCCCCGTCGGCGGCGGCTGGTGGTGGCACACCCCCGAGGACACCCGTGACAAGATCGACTTCGATCTGATGGCCGAGGAGGCCCGGCTGTACACGGCCATCGTCTCGCGGCTCTCGAACTCGCCAGTACTCCCCCACGACTACCGGGAGACGGCGACGGAGATCCGCGCGCTCGCCGAGGGAATCGACGACGCGGCCGGGGGCGAGGTCGACTTCGGGCCGGTGTACGACCGGCTCGACCGCCTCGACGCCGCGCTGGAGTCCTTCGCCGCGGTGGCCAACGGCGTCGACGACGACGGCGTCGCGACGGCCGTCGAGGACGTACAGGTCCGACTCGGCAACCTACTCATCCCGGCGCTGTACATGGAGTCGCCGGCGCACGAACACGACCCAGCGCTCCCCCACGAACTGCTGCCGTACCTCCGGGTCGCCGAATCGCTCCCGGATCGAACCGGTCCGCGGGCCGGATTCGCCCGGACGAAAGCCGTCCGCGGCGTCTCGAAGCTCGCGCACAACGTCGAGGAAGCTGCCGACACCGTCGAGGCGTTTCTCGACCGGCGGGCCTAA
- a CDS encoding Rieske (2Fe-2S) protein, whose protein sequence is MAETITSMSAVPADSSFLFSVEDAFTNEREAILVPCEDDPGVEAWINDCPHEPQKLDRGMGAAMRDGEIICPKHGSMFDACEGGCSNGPAAGMSLLPVEVAVEDGDVVLVDDNYEFLQAGGLEDDDGPSSTSNIGF, encoded by the coding sequence ATGGCGGAGACGATCACGTCGATGTCGGCGGTGCCGGCGGACAGTTCCTTCCTGTTCAGCGTCGAGGACGCCTTCACCAACGAGCGGGAGGCCATCCTCGTGCCCTGCGAGGACGACCCCGGCGTCGAAGCGTGGATCAACGACTGTCCCCACGAGCCCCAGAAACTCGACCGGGGGATGGGGGCGGCGATGCGCGACGGCGAGATCATCTGTCCCAAACACGGCTCGATGTTCGACGCCTGTGAGGGCGGCTGCAGCAACGGGCCCGCCGCGGGGATGTCGCTGCTCCCGGTCGAGGTGGCGGTGGAGGACGGCGACGTGGTGCTCGTCGACGACAACTACGAGTTCCTGCAGGCGGGCGGCTTGGAGGACGACGACGGCCCGAGTTCGACCTCGAACATCGGCTTCTGA
- a CDS encoding TetR/AcrR family transcriptional regulator has protein sequence MATPEGVAADDTRRQIMEATFRALSEHGYSDLRVRDIGAEFEKSRTLIHYHFDGKHDLIASFLEYVIEQYEEPEADDPADPWATLSARLDQCLFGPDVGDFDHWERMTVYHELFAHARHDERHRAVFTDHYEQLRGNLTAVIEAGIEEGAFRKVDAESLAQLLTDVIHAARARRISLGHEDAPDQAREAVDAFVLDTLEPEN, from the coding sequence ATGGCCACGCCCGAGGGGGTCGCCGCCGACGACACCCGTCGCCAGATCATGGAGGCGACGTTCCGCGCGCTGAGCGAGCACGGCTACTCGGACCTCCGGGTCCGGGACATCGGCGCGGAGTTCGAGAAGAGCCGGACGCTGATCCACTACCACTTCGACGGCAAGCACGACCTCATCGCGTCCTTTCTGGAGTACGTCATCGAGCAGTACGAGGAGCCCGAGGCCGACGACCCGGCCGACCCGTGGGCGACGCTCTCTGCCCGGCTCGATCAGTGCCTGTTCGGCCCCGACGTTGGCGATTTCGACCACTGGGAGCGCATGACCGTCTACCACGAACTGTTCGCTCACGCGCGCCACGACGAGCGCCATCGCGCCGTCTTCACCGACCACTACGAGCAACTCCGCGGGAACCTCACTGCGGTGATCGAGGCGGGGATCGAAGAGGGGGCGTTCCGCAAGGTCGACGCCGAGTCCCTCGCACAGCTACTGACGGACGTGATCCACGCCGCACGGGCACGCCGGATCTCGTTAGGCCACGAGGACGCCCCCGATCAGGCCCGCGAGGCCGTCGACGCGTTCGTGCTCGACACCCTCGAACCCGAAAACTGA
- a CDS encoding SDR family oxidoreductase, which translates to MDIGLRDARAFVLASSSGIGQAVATELAREGAQVVISSRDEERLAAAAASIREATDCATDAVEYVVCDLDDPESVESGTEAAIEALGGLDVLVTNHGGPSTAPLPELSLADFDDAYQGILRSTMGACEAALPALRDGGGAITHLVAVSVMEPDARSAVCNVFRPAIYGLSKTLAEEYGADGVRSNCVGPKGIASDRIDEKLRERAEREGITEDEALARRVADLPVDDLGSPETFGKVAAFVSSPAADYVTGSHVPVDGGWHRHAF; encoded by the coding sequence ATGGATATCGGACTACGTGACGCGCGGGCGTTCGTCCTCGCGTCGAGTAGCGGGATCGGACAGGCGGTAGCGACGGAGTTGGCCCGTGAGGGCGCGCAGGTGGTGATCTCGTCGCGCGACGAGGAGCGACTCGCCGCCGCCGCCGCGTCGATCCGTGAGGCCACGGACTGTGCGACCGACGCCGTCGAGTACGTCGTCTGTGACCTCGACGACCCCGAATCCGTCGAGTCGGGGACCGAGGCGGCGATCGAGGCGCTGGGCGGGCTGGACGTACTCGTGACCAACCACGGTGGGCCGTCGACGGCACCGCTCCCGGAGCTCTCGCTGGCCGACTTCGACGACGCCTATCAGGGTATCCTCCGCTCGACGATGGGTGCCTGCGAAGCCGCCCTGCCCGCGCTCCGGGACGGTGGGGGCGCGATCACCCACCTCGTCGCCGTCTCGGTGATGGAGCCCGACGCCCGCAGCGCGGTGTGTAACGTCTTCCGGCCCGCGATCTACGGCCTCTCGAAGACGCTCGCCGAGGAGTACGGTGCCGACGGCGTCCGCTCGAACTGCGTCGGGCCGAAGGGGATCGCTTCCGACCGCATCGACGAAAAGCTCCGCGAGCGCGCAGAACGCGAGGGGATCACGGAGGACGAAGCGCTCGCTCGGCGCGTCGCCGACCTCCCGGTCGACGACCTCGGGTCGCCAGAGACGTTCGGCAAGGTCGCGGCGTTCGTCTCCTCGCCGGCAGCGGACTACGTCACGGGGAGCCACGTCCCCGTCGACGGCGGCTGGCACCGCCACGCGTTCTGA
- a CDS encoding DUF3267 domain-containing protein produces MTEEPVVLGDLELTRGVTIQMTAVGTLGLAVAFTLFGALYQTVIGTPPSLQFTPGVGWWTSALDVLVLVVLTAVFIVPHELLHGLAIRYYGGDPRYGVGVAHFVLPYAYATTDHEFTRNQFIVVLLTPLVVITTVGLPVMVALEWSWLLVPLAANAAGAVADVWMALTLLGYPAHVRLEDHKTGVRIVGREGDRPRPLSVTAMVWDALVGAAISALGVLVLLAVGGPFVLSAMGVESVTVGTPGTVGYLFSFTNTPTEISMGVGPAVLGVGAVIGLAYALIKSYLRVARA; encoded by the coding sequence ATGACGGAGGAACCGGTCGTTCTCGGCGATCTCGAACTGACTCGGGGGGTGACGATCCAGATGACGGCTGTCGGGACGCTGGGGTTGGCAGTCGCGTTCACGCTCTTCGGGGCGCTGTACCAGACCGTCATCGGTACACCGCCGTCGCTCCAGTTCACGCCCGGGGTCGGGTGGTGGACGAGCGCGCTCGACGTGCTGGTACTCGTCGTTCTCACGGCGGTGTTCATCGTCCCCCACGAACTCCTCCACGGGCTCGCGATCCGGTACTACGGCGGCGACCCACGCTACGGCGTCGGCGTCGCGCATTTCGTCCTCCCTTACGCTTACGCGACGACCGACCACGAGTTCACGCGGAACCAGTTCATCGTCGTCCTCCTCACGCCGCTGGTCGTCATTACGACCGTCGGCCTACCCGTGATGGTGGCGCTTGAGTGGAGTTGGCTGCTCGTGCCGCTGGCAGCCAACGCGGCCGGCGCCGTCGCCGACGTGTGGATGGCGCTGACGCTGCTTGGCTACCCGGCACACGTCCGCCTCGAGGACCACAAGACGGGCGTCCGTATCGTCGGGAGAGAGGGTGATCGGCCGCGCCCGCTCTCGGTGACGGCGATGGTTTGGGACGCTCTCGTGGGTGCGGCTATCTCGGCGTTGGGAGTGTTGGTGCTACTGGCTGTCGGCGGGCCGTTCGTACTGTCGGCGATGGGTGTCGAGTCGGTCACGGTCGGCACACCCGGAACTGTCGGCTACCTGTTCTCCTTTACGAACACGCCCACGGAGATCTCGATGGGCGTCGGACCGGCGGTCTTGGGCGTCGGCGCGGTGATCGGCCTCGCGTACGCACTGATCAAGAGCTATCTGCGCGTCGCCCGCGCCTGA